Genomic DNA from Callospermophilus lateralis isolate mCalLat2 chromosome 11, mCalLat2.hap1, whole genome shotgun sequence:
TGAACACAGACAATTGCTCTAATACTGATATTTATAGGCAAAGATCTTGGGCAATGAGTCTAGTTTACAAGAAGTAAACAAATCATTACCATGCATCAGTCCTAAAAGTTGCCCTAGGAGTAaggataaatgaaaaataaagaagaatccATGCATTCTGAAACTAAGCTTTGAACCATTAGAGATCTGGAAAATCTCAGACACTAATCTTGGATCAAGATGATTTCAAATACTAAGTAaaagcaactgaaaaaaaaattgtttggagGAAAACAATGTCCCTTAGACTTCACATTatttttctcaatattttttAAGGATAATATTCAACACATAAACAAAGTAGACATACAAGGAAATAAGATTCTAAAAGCAAGAATCAACACGTGGAAAGCATGTAGGAACTCTGTAATTATCAGACACAGCTGAACAACAATGATGCTAATGTGTTAGGTAATAAAATGAAGCTggaaagttaagaaaaaaaaatttaaaaactgaaacaTCATGGGTATTTAGGATAAAGGCCCACTGGTAGCACTTCGGAGGTTAACCTGCATTCCCTATAGTGATGACTTCCTGTAAGGGTACCTTCATGTCCCTTCACATCACCCCCTTCCtatccttaccaacatttatcttttatttctttgataaTGGTCATTCCAACAAGTGTGAAGTGATATTTCATTGTAGTGTAATATCTGTTCTTATTAATTTAATATTGGCTACATCCTCTATTGTTTAAcaattgttatattgtgtatgtctgttatattttgatatagtgtatattatataatatatctactacattttattttgaaggtTATGTATTTGAAACAACTCCACCCTAAACTACCATCAGACCAATGATTTCATCAGCATTATTTttagctaaagaaaaaaaaaggtgagcCAATATGAAGTCAGTTTAGATACCTGTCACCCATTTTAACAGTCACTGTCTCATGGCCAGATTTGCTTGTTTTTATCTACAGTTTCCTCCTCATCCCCTAGCCCTTTAGATTACTTTGAAGCAAATTCTATATATCATATCATTTCACTGGTAAATGTCTAAgtgtatttataaaaatagaaatgattaAGGGAAgagttatatatttatatatttcttaaGGAAATAACCACTAGGCCATTATCtcacttaaaattttaatttatttgtatcACCTGACATCTAGTGTGGTTCACATTTCTAACTGCCTTATACTGGTAAAAATAATTCACTGCTtaagaattagaaaataaaaataaagaacaaatgaaaCCCCAAatcaagagaaggaaagaaatataaaaaagggaaataaaatgaagaattaaaaaaatataaaatattaatgaaatacttttttaaaaaagatgaatttgacaagatttagccAGGTTACCCaagggaaaaataaagaaaaagaattcaaataaataaacaaagagatgAATAAGGAGACATTATAATGGATACCAAAAACTATAAAGATCATTAGAAACTTTTATTATGAACAATTATATGAGAACACGTTGAAAAATCTAGAAATGGATAAAATTCTGCATAGCACAGGAAAACAATTAATAGGGTAAAGAcgcagcctacagaatgggagaaaatctttactagcTATTCATCTGACAAAGGATTATGACTGtggtcatatattttacctaccaACATAGTACCCCTATTTTCATTCCCCTATCTCATCTTGAATTTCTGCTCATCTGAGCCTGTGGTCATTTGTTTTTAATGTGCTTCAATGGCATATGtgtatattcttgaaaaaaatattttgttgttttcattctTTATAGCCTTATAAAAATGGTATCAATAATAATCTTTgggaatttgcatttttaaaatgtagtatTTTGTTGATAAGATTCAGTCGAATTGTAGTATGTCTCATGAAAAAAGAGATTTCTCTGTTGGTGAGGGGGATTGATCCCAATGACCAAGGTCATCATGTTATTGCTATATGTTGGAGGACAAAGAGGACTGTCTGGTCCTGTGTCTGGGATGCCTCTTGATATTTCCGGGAccaacaaataaaacaaatggcAACTCCATAAGAGTTGTCCCTAAATAGTGCTTTGAGGATTTAGATTCCCCCCAAATAGAAGTCACCTCTACAAGTGAAGACTGAGCGGCAGCTGAGTGGTCCTCAGAGATTAGAATGTCAGAGATATGGTCATCCCTCCTCCATGTCCCTACGTCCGGATGATCACTATCATTACTCTGGTCCTATAGGAAGTCACTTCCTGCACTCAATAATCATTGGGCAACCTCAGCATTCTTTTTCCTTCTGTTAATCATTTTCAGAATACACCTTTGTATTCAGTGTTTTGGGTTTAAATGTAACAGATGTGATTTCTGTTTCCTTAACCATCCTAAGTAAACTTCAGTGATGTATCAGCTATCAAGGCTTTTCCAAACTTAGTCAATCCTAGGATTTACATGGAGTAACTTAAATTACTGTGTTAATATTATTTGAGGACAGCATGCTTGACAGAATCAAGGGAGATGGATAAGACAATGACTTGAAAGACAGGggcagtagtttttatttgcaatgGAATCTATACATGTGCACATAGATTCTTATGATTATTGtaggaaataaagaaaggaaggtcAACTTCCCTTATCTAACTTAGAGGAATAATGTGAGTTTTATTTCAACAGTTAGGTATTTGGACTTCtcctaagaatatatattttctcaGCTCTTCTTCTGTAGAATTCTCTTTGGCACTTAATATTTCtctataaaaaatatttgaagtatcTTATTGCATTTGACCCTATTGAGGATACCCATTGCAGAAATATTAACCTtgtatatattatttaaacataTTATTGAAGGATTCACTTATTCATTTAACACAATTTTATTAAGTAGTTACTATATGTCAATTTTCTAAGCGCTGAAGTAGAGCAGGGAACAAGACAGATCCCCAACCTTCATTCAGGCTGGGAGAGACAGAGAATAGATAAAATTTATGTGTCATTTTCATTGCCTAACCTTGAAAATGCCCtaataaaatacctttatttattgcaTCCTGTGATCATTCATTTATACGAATGTATAATtagtttaaaagaagaaaattgtgATAGTTCTCATCTTTGGTGTTTTAGCGTCCCAGAAGATGTTAAAATGTGAGTACCATCATTTTCAAACATTCATGGACAAATTCTTGGCATCATGAattaaatatagaagataataattttatattttactcctCAGTTAAAAAAGTGGATAATAAAACAACCTGTGTATTATTCTAGGATATACTCAAGCCATCTTTTAAGAACATTATTTTATTGGAAAAATGAGATCGATGAGAGATCATTTATATGTCATTAATGTTTTGAGAAAGTTTTCTGATTTTCTCATAAGTAGAACAAAACGTGGATCATAGGGTTTGTGGGTATTCAGTGATGTGCTGGGTTAACTCTGTTTTGGGAATGTTACTTACATAATCAGAATTAATGGCCAGAATTATGGCCTCTCCTTCCCTACACCACTCAAGAGAATACCAGTCAAGTCATTATCAACACtggtattttttcttcatttattataTGCCACCTAAGATTTTGATCATTGTAGCTTTATTTTGTGTTGGAATGAATTATACCAGCATTGATTTCATTTATTAGATCAGAATCATTATTCCTTTAAACCATGAAAAACCTACATTACCATCATTTTAGTAAAATTTTAGGGAGAACTCTATGATCTTAAAAGACAGTCTATTTTAATCAATATGAAGGAAGCATAAAAAGATATTCCCAAATTCCTCAAAGATTTTAAAGATGGATAAATTATGTCCACTCCAATTATCTGTAATTATTATCTGATTGCATATCAGAGACATTATTTTCATTCACCCATTCTACCTCTGCCAGCGTTTACTGGGTATACCTTATATGACCAGGATTGTGAAGATAGTCTTATGTGAATACAGCTCCTGCCCTCAGAGGCTTGCAAGCCTACTAGGCAGGATTAAACATAATAGCCACATAAAAATGCTGACTTGTAGTCTTCAAAGCATGAACTACTATGACCACACTCTGTGACACCAGCAGGGCAGATATTGTTGTTTCAATATGTAGATGTAGAAGCCTAGGCtcaaacttttttcaactttactcTGCTAGTCAGTTGCATAGGGGAATGTAAACCCAATAGCTTGTGCTGCTGATCAGCCAACCAAAATAGAAATGTGGTCAAAGTGATAATTTCCATAAGTTGTTTCACTAAATGGCTATAAGGTTTTGGAGACTAGAGATTTATGGCTCTAGAGCTTGGAAGAAGCTTCTTGTAGGAGATAACATTGAAGGTGATATTCCAAGTTCCTCCCAGTGGTGAGCACTGTGTATAATGTACGACCTCACATTGGTTATGAAGAGCTTCTTCTCTGAAAGAGTTTCTTCAGAGCAGCCTTCATGTCTTGGTTTCTCAGACTGTAGATGAAAGGATTTAACATCGGAGTCACTGTCATGAACATCACAGCAAGCACAGCATCCTTTAGGCTGTAAGTGGTCAGAGGCCGGAAATACATGCCCATGACTGTCCCATAGTACAAGGAAACAGCTGTGAGGTGAGacccacaggtggagaaggctttgCATACACCCTTCGTGGATGGAATGCGGAGGACTGTGGAAAAGACACGAATATAGGAGACAACGATGCACAGTAATGGCACAGAGAAAACAGCAACCCCTAGGTACATCATCTTCACGTTCAAGTGTATGTCAGAACAGGACAGCTTAAGCAAGGGGGAAATGTCACAGTAGAAGTTGGCCACTTCCTTGCTGCCACAGAAGGACAAACTAGCTGTGAGCAGAGTGTGAGGAAGGGCATTGGTGTTTCCAATCACCCAGGATGCAACCACCAGCAGGACACAAGATCTTGGACTCATGATGGTTGTATAATGAAGAGGGTGGCTGATGGCCATGGCTCGGTCATATGCCATCGCTGCCAGTATGTAGCTTTCTGTGTTGACCAAAGCTATCATGAAATACATCTGTGTCAGGCATCCCCCAAAGGAGATGGCTTTGCTGCCCAGGAGATGATTGGCCAGCATCTTAGGCATGGTTACAGAGGATAAGAAGATGTCAACTAGGGAGAGGTTGGCCAGGAGGAAATACATGGGGTTGTGGAGGTGAATGTCAGAGAGAATGGCGAGGATGATGAGTAAGTTTCCTATCAGAGTGATGGGGTAAATGAACAGGAAGAGGATGAAGAAGAAATCCTCCTGATCCTGCTGACCTGTGACTCCCAAGAGGATGAACTCCATGGTagaagactgttttttttttcttcatggttcCTTTGACATGAAAGGTGAGGTGAGTCCATAATAATTATTAGTGCCACTACTGTGCATTATGATCTTCTGTATGCAGCACTTTTGATTCTAGTGATAGGCTTTCtcaatgcctgccttcataaaatCCTGAGATACTCAAACTTTGGAGAAACATTTCTGTTGGTCTCTGGAACTAACTGACGTTCACCAGGACACTCATTTCTAAAAAATGAGCAATCTGTGAATCAGAAGTATTCATCCTCTGtgggagaaaggtacactcatacattgctggtgggactgcaaattggtgcagccaatatggaaagcaatatagagatttcttggaaaactgggaatggaaccaccatttgactcagctatccctctccttggtctataaccaaaggacttgaaaacagcatattacaggaacacagccacagcaatgtttatagcagcacaattcccaatagctaaactgtggaaccaacctagatgtccttcaatagatgattggataaaaaatgtggcatatctaCACAATAGAATAGTACTcactattaaaagagaataaaatcatggcatttgcaggtaaatggatggagttagagaagataatgctaagtgaagttagccaatcccaaataaccaaatgccaaacgttttctttaatataaggaggctgattcatagtgggatagggagaaggagcatgggaggaatagacgaactctagataggtcagaggggaagggagggggcatggggcaataaatgatggtggaatatgataatcattattatccaaagtacatgtatgaagacataaattggtgtgaatatactttgtatacaaccagagatatgaaaaattgtgctctgtatgtataataagaattataatgcattctgctgtcatatataaataattaaaaagaagtGCTCATTCTCCCCTGTTAGCATGCCATAAACACCCAAGACTCAATCATTTCATAATTAAATCTCACATTCCATGGTCTACAGTCTTTGTTAGACCCTAGGGAAAAATTGTAAGCATGTGACAAATacagtttattcattcattcatcagtgTATATGTTATAGTCCCTGCTCTCAAGGACCTGACAATGTAATGGAGAAGCCAGAATCACACACTGATTGTATTATACATGATAGGGAAGGACAGACAGGATTTTGGAGTTTTTGACTAAATTCTCCAGGGCAAGGATTTCTTAGTGGAGGGACTGGCCTGGAAATGTGGAATTGTTCTGTAGACCAAACAAAGAGTGATCCGAGACCCCATAAGGTGAGGGTCTGTAGGGGCATTGGGAGATTGTAAATCATAAAGATCACTGGGTTTAGATTCCACCAAAATAGACCAGTGAATTTTGTCCCTTGGTGTCCCATTTTGGAAGTAGTCTTTACTACTGTTACAGAGTGTGAGAATCACAGGCCACCACACTtattgagaaaaattgaaagggaaaaaagtcctttagcgagCAAGACAGGCAAGCGACTGGGAGCAGGCTAGTGCCTCAAAGAACTCCCAGCACTTGAATTGTGGAAGCACAGCGTTTATAAAGACAAAACCCACCCAAACCACAAGGAGGTAGGTGAGAAAAGACTTTGTTGAGACAGATATTTTGATTACATGAGAGATTGCTTTGATTATACATTTCAGAGTCATTTTAGTTGTATATCAGGGCCATAGTCACCTTTATATTGTGTGATCAATCAGTTGCAGTAATCTGAGTTTTCATAACTAACTCACCAATTTTCCCGAAGAGGTTTTCACTTAAAAACTAATTAAATCTATAATTAATTCAATCACCAATTCTCCGTTTTCTGATAGTAATATGTGAATTATATGCTAGGCATGATGGATGTAGGTCTACTTATCTCTGTCATATCTAATCAGGATATGCATTCTTGTATCTACATTTAAAGCAGTTTGGGTTTGTCTTTtaagatgtcttttttttttaatcttcatctAGAATTCCTATACCTTTGATTTCAAAGGGTCTTATGAGCCCGGAGGCTCAGAGActatgtttattttatataatacagaaATGTAAGATCTCAGAGGTTGGGCTCTAAGCAACATGGCACACTAAGCTGATGTTGACAGGTtccattcttaataaaatacatagAAAGTTTTAGAAAATTGCAAACACAAAACTCCCACCAAAAACAtaaccaaatgtaaaagaaagagagaggcatACCTGGTTGAGGGGCAAAAAGAAAACCCTGATAAAGAAATATAAGCCATAGTCAATGCTGTGGTGGCCCCTTAGGGTTTGTGATCAGCAGTTAGGTAAGCCCTCATGGTTGGGGCGTGGGGTGTTTGTGCCATTTGGTAGAGTAGATGTGGCCACAGAGCCACATAAAGCATGGAGTTTAGTTGTCTGCATAAAATGCTTGAAGTATTAGCCTATTTGTGGAAACATCAATAGAAATAATTTGCTAAGTAATGGTTGTAAACAGAAGATATTACTTATAGGAAATATGATTATCTACAAATAAATTCATGAACTCTCTGGATGACCAAAGAAATTTCAACAATTTTGTTAGTTTAAGCCACTATGTAGAAAAATCGATGCTAtatgaataaattagaaaatataatttcaaaaagaCTCCTCAAAAAAATAGTTGTAaaacaaacctagatgccctttaatagatgaatggataaagaaactgtggtatatatacaaatagaatattactcagcattaaaagagaataaaatcatggcatttgcaggtaaatggatagagttagagagtATACTAAGCgaagtaaaccaatcccccaaaactaaaggtcgaatgttctctctgataagtgaatgctaattcataatggggAAAGGGGGtatgggaagaatgaaggaactttggattggacaAAGAGGAGGGTAGAGGAGAGGGGGcttaggggtaggaaagatggaatAAGAACATCATCACTCTaggacatgtatgattacacaaaTGGTGCAACTCTATAGTGTGTAAAACCAGACAAATGAAAATTgtcctccatttgtgtacaatgaaacaaaatgcattctcctggcatatataattaattaaatttttttaatgttaaaaaagacaaaaacaattttaaaatagttGAAGAAAGTTTCGAGTCATCTAGAAATAATTCTAACTAAAGAGGTCCAAAAGAAGTTTCCGATAtcaataaatcttaataaactttaatgaaagaccaaaaaaaaaaaaaaggaaaggaaatttgGGGCTATAGAGAATGTTCATGTCTCACTATAGAAACCTCAGTTCTTTTCCAGTTAATGTGTGAATTCAATGAAATCCCAATGCAAATGCCACAGGTTTCCTTTACTCATAAAACTTAACAAACTGattaaaactaaaacaatttGTGGAAGAACTACAAGGGAGAAGGAATTGGCAAACAATGAGCCTATATGTAGGGAAGCTGAAATCCATACACCTTCCACCCAGCAATTAATCTTCCTAACTAGCCCAAGAGAAATCCCAAGAAGACATGCATGAGATGCGTATtgctacataggaaagttagaaaTGGGTCACTCGGTGAGAGATGAATAAGAAAATTGTGCAACATTCTTACTAATAGATTCCTTTCaatggtttttaaaataaattcacataGATACCTCAGACATAAATAATGTGGTAAGAGAAAGCGGGTTGCTTGAAGATATATGGCACATCAGAAAATACATGGACATGTTCATCTAAAGTAATATACCTGGAATGTAGCAGGAGCATAAGTCCTGAATGAAAGTATCTTGCCAAGAGTAGAAGAATTATTATCTCTGAGTGGGAATCAGAAAGATTTTTGGATTGGAACAAGGACATTTCAAGTGTTTCTGCAATATTTATCTTAAAAGTTGGaggaatgggctggggatgtggctcaaggggtaacatgcttgcctggcatgcgcagggtgctgagtttgatcctcagcaccacataaaaataaaataaagatgttgtgtccaccgaaaactaaaaaataaatatttaaaaaattctctctctctcaaaaaaaaagttggaggaaATATGAAATTTTACACAATTAATTTTACACAAATTTTGTTATGTTATTCTCTGCTATTCTGGTATTTTAGCAGTATAATAATTAATACATTTAATTCAAAATAGAGATTTCACATGTTTGGTGATGATTCCATTAGTAGGATAGCCATGGTGCTGGTGGATTgagtcctttttttttccccagtactagagattgaaccaagggacactctaccactgagctacctttcCAGgcatttaaattttgagatagagtctcattcAGTTGCCATGTCTGAACTGAAATTTGTaatctcctgcctcaatctccagaGTACCTGGGATTGTGGGTGTGCAGTACCATGCCTGGTTTAAGCCCCTGACTCACTGAAGGTAGGAGATAGAGATTTCTTTGTGAGTAAGCTGAGAACAAAAAGTGGGTACATGGGGAGAGAAATCCATACATCAAGCTATGTGAGGGAGAAAATGCAGTAGTATTTTCATTATCTACCTTGAAACCAGCTCTTTCCCATTAACTGGCAAACATATTTGTAGCCGCTTCAGTCATTCAATGAATCATCCTCAGTCCTGTAACTGTAACCATCACTCCTTTTCTTACCTCTATTCTTCCTTTATGAATTGTTCTTGACTATAGAGATGTCATCTGTTGGAATGAAAAATATAATACATAGATACGATTGTGTCCATTTCTTTATAATCACTAATCATTTCTATGCATCAGTACATAGATGAACTTCAATGTCCTCATGGAAATAGCCTCAAGTACCAAAAATTCAGACAGTAGAGGATGATTCCAGGAACAAAAAAAGTGTTGTGTATCTATCAGAGCAGAGAGAACAGGACAGGACAGGGAATGGGAAGATATCAGGTTGGAAAACTAGTTGTGGTTTTGTTTTGAGGAGGATTTTCATCTAATGCAAGGTCTTTATTCTTTATTAAGTACTAAGAATTTATAAGGTGGTTGTGGGTTCCACTAACCATTTTTCGTTTGTTTAGTTGTAAATGTATGTGCTTGAAGATATATACTAACTGACCAATGAGGATGGAAACATTCTGACTGACAATCCAGTATAAGGACAACCTCAAagggataagaaaaaaaaagtgtggtggGCTaagaatgtaagaaagagaggtgCAAGAATAGGAAAAAGGGTTGGTATAATCAATGCAGCAACCAAAGCAACAGGGAACCAGAAGATCTGAGCACAGGGATGGTCTTCAGGATAGACAGTCAAAGGGTATGATAATACAGTGTGGTTACAGGGAGAGAGGATTTATGTCGAAACCATGGAGAAAGAGGTGAAAAAACTCTTATGCTACCAGGGAGAGGTGCAGGAGATGCATTCACATGAATGCTAGAGGCAGAATCAGAACCTTGAGTTCACTGGAGGGAAATCAGAGCCTCAAACACTGCTAACCACCAATATCCACTTCCTGGGACATGTTTGTGCTCTGATAAGTCAGTGACATGAGTGTGATGGTGCTGAGGACAATTGACAGAAGAAGCCAATTGCTTCCCCTTGTCTTTGCGGGGGTCGGGGGAGGGGGCGGGCAACAGAGATAGTCTAGGAGGTATCCTTCATGTGCTTTAGATTCTCACCTGTGCTTTGACAAGGAGACACCAACACCTTGTGAAGGGCCCTTTCCAAGGTGCCGCTGAATGTGCAAGTGGACGGCATCTCCTCTCTAAGGGCATGCaagtgtgtgagtgtgcatgcGCATAGCACAAGTCACACAGACTATGACTTCAGGAGACAGACAGGACCTAAGATCTAGATAATCTGTCTTGCCTACCTCATCCTGATCCTGTGTTCATGGACAGGAGCCCGGGAGAAGTGAGGTCAGTGGGGAGGATACCATCTCTGTTGTATATCACATCTTAGGAACTTTAGGATCTGGAGTCAGGCTGAGGTTTGTACCTACCCTGATTTAACTACTGCAACTCAATGTGACTTTTGGCCATTTATTTCACCTGGTAAATTATATTTTGTAAAATAGCATAATAATTCAACTTGCCTTGTAGAGGCTTTTCAAGGGTCAAGGAAAGGAATGCTTGTGGTGAAGAGCTGGCGATCTACTGCTTGATGTTGGTGTTATAAACCATCTATAATGTCCACAGCCCTCACCTGTGGAGTCAGCTCAGATGTTGTCAAGAAATGTCCTGGCCAGGAGGCTGTCGCTTTTCCACAAGTGGGAAGTTTGAAGGCAGCTGGTATACCTTCTGCTAGCCTTTCTTTTGGAGTTCAAGCTTTCCTGGGTCTCTGTGAGCAAGGTAGAGAAGACAGGTCCAGGATGGTTTGGAAAGAGGCACTCTTAGTTGACCTA
This window encodes:
- the LOC143410509 gene encoding olfactory receptor 1A1-like; its protein translation is MNPQELLPKNRIQVERGDAVHLHIQRHLGKGPSQGVGVSLSKHRKKKQSSTMEFILLGVTGQQDQEDFFFILFLFIYPITLIGNLLIILAILSDIHLHNPMYFLLANLSLVDIFLSSVTMPKMLANHLLGSKAISFGGCLTQMYFMIALVNTESYILAAMAYDRAMAISHPLHYTTIMSPRSCVLLVVASWVIGNTNALPHTLLTASLSFCGSKEVANFYCDISPLLKLSCSDIHLNVKMMYLGVAVFSVPLLCIVVSYIRVFSTVLRIPSTKGVCKAFSTCGSHLTAVSLYYGTVMGMYFRPLTTYSLKDAVLAVMFMTVTPMLNPFIYSLRNQDMKAALKKLFQRRSSS